A window of the Mus musculus strain C57BL/6J chromosome 18, GRCm38.p6 C57BL/6J genome harbors these coding sequences:
- the Chst9 gene encoding carbohydrate sulfotransferase 9 isoform X1, with protein sequence MPEDLKKKGGDLLNLGSPTRVLRKISHSQRENGAYRSTEAHQGAKIEVFQKPIQMDWPLVTQPLNKSLVQGNKWKKADATQEKRRSFLHEFCKKYGRVNDPKFNLFHIVSRIYVEDKHKILYCEVPKAGCSNWKRILMVLNGLASSAYNISHDTVHYGKHLKTLDSFDLKGVHMRLNTYTKAVFVRDPMERLVSAFRDKFEHPNSYYHPVFGKAIIKKYRPNASAEALNNGSGVKFKEFAYYLLDAHRPVGMDIHWERVSKLCYPCLINYDFVGKFETLGEDANYFLQLIGAPKELTFPNFKDRHSSDERTNAHVVRQYLKDLSTAERQLIYDFYHLDYLMFNYTTPHL encoded by the coding sequence ATGCCTGAAGATctgaagaagaaagggggagatCTGCTCAACCTAGGGAGTCCAACAAGGGTTTTAAGGAAGATCAGCCATTCACAAAGGGAGAACGGAGCTTACAGATCAACTGAAGCACATCAAGGAGCTAAAATTGAAGTTTTTCAGAAACCCATCCAGATGGACTGGCCACTGGTCACTCAGCCCTTAAACAAAAGTTTGGTCCAAGGCAACAAATGGAAGAAAGCAGATGCAACCCAAGAGAAGCGTCGGTCATTccttcatgagttttgcaagaAATATGGTAGAGTAAATGATCCCAAGTTCAACCTTTTTCATATAGTATCTAGGATATATGTAGAAGACAAACACAAAATCCTGTACTGTGAAGTACCAAAAGCTGGCTGCTCTAATTGGAAAAGAATTCTGATGGTCCTAAATGGATTGGCTTCCTCTGCATACAATATCTCCCATGATACTGTGCACTATGGGAAGCATCTGAAAACACTGGATAGTTTTGACTTAAAAGGAGTACACATGCGTTTGAATACATATACCAAAGCTGTGTTTGTTAGAGATCCCATGGAAAGATTAGTCTCCGCATTTAGGGATAAATTTGAGCATCCCAATAGTTACTACCATCCGGTGTTTGGAAAGGCAATTATCAAGAAATATCGACCAAATGCCTCTGCAGAAGCATTAAATAATGGATCTGGAGTCAAATTCAAAGAATTCGCCTACTATTTGCTGGATGCTCACCGTCCAGTAGGAATGGATATTCACTGGGAAAGAGTCAGCAAACTGTGTTATCCGTGTTTGATCAACTATGACTTTGTAGGGAAGTTTGAGACCTTAGGAGAGGATGCCAATTACTTTCTACAGTTGATTGGTGCTCCAAAAGAGTTGACATTTCCAAACTTTAAGGATAGGCACTCCTCTGATGAAAGAACCAATGCCCACGTGGTAAGGCAGTATTTAAAGGACCTGAGCACAGCCGAAAGACAGCTCATCTATGACTTCTATCACTTGGACTATTTGATGTTTAATTACACAACTCCACATTTGTAA
- the Chst9 gene encoding carbohydrate sulfotransferase 9 isoform 2 (isoform 2 is encoded by transcript variant 2) translates to MTTGKIQKQITNQNSEVHMPEDLKKKGGDLLNLGSPTRVLRKISHSQRENGAYRSTEAHQGAKIEVFQKPIQMDWPLVTQPLNKSLVQGNKWKKADATQEKRRSFLHEFCKKYGRVNDPKFNLFHIVSRIYVEDKHKILYCEVPKAGCSNWKRILMVLNGLASSAYNISHDTVHYGKHLKTLDSFDLKGVHMRLNTYTKAVFVRDPMERLVSAFRDKFEHPNSYYHPVFGKAIIKKYRPNASAEALNNGSGVKFKEFAYYLLDAHRPVGMDIHWERVSKLCYPCLINYDFVGKFETLGEDANYFLQLIGAPKELTFPNFKDRHSSDERTNAHVVRQYLKDLSTAERQLIYDFYHLDYLMFNYTTPHL, encoded by the coding sequence AACTCTGAGGTTCACATGCCTGAAGATctgaagaagaaagggggagatCTGCTCAACCTAGGGAGTCCAACAAGGGTTTTAAGGAAGATCAGCCATTCACAAAGGGAGAACGGAGCTTACAGATCAACTGAAGCACATCAAGGAGCTAAAATTGAAGTTTTTCAGAAACCCATCCAGATGGACTGGCCACTGGTCACTCAGCCCTTAAACAAAAGTTTGGTCCAAGGCAACAAATGGAAGAAAGCAGATGCAACCCAAGAGAAGCGTCGGTCATTccttcatgagttttgcaagaAATATGGTAGAGTAAATGATCCCAAGTTCAACCTTTTTCATATAGTATCTAGGATATATGTAGAAGACAAACACAAAATCCTGTACTGTGAAGTACCAAAAGCTGGCTGCTCTAATTGGAAAAGAATTCTGATGGTCCTAAATGGATTGGCTTCCTCTGCATACAATATCTCCCATGATACTGTGCACTATGGGAAGCATCTGAAAACACTGGATAGTTTTGACTTAAAAGGAGTACACATGCGTTTGAATACATATACCAAAGCTGTGTTTGTTAGAGATCCCATGGAAAGATTAGTCTCCGCATTTAGGGATAAATTTGAGCATCCCAATAGTTACTACCATCCGGTGTTTGGAAAGGCAATTATCAAGAAATATCGACCAAATGCCTCTGCAGAAGCATTAAATAATGGATCTGGAGTCAAATTCAAAGAATTCGCCTACTATTTGCTGGATGCTCACCGTCCAGTAGGAATGGATATTCACTGGGAAAGAGTCAGCAAACTGTGTTATCCGTGTTTGATCAACTATGACTTTGTAGGGAAGTTTGAGACCTTAGGAGAGGATGCCAATTACTTTCTACAGTTGATTGGTGCTCCAAAAGAGTTGACATTTCCAAACTTTAAGGATAGGCACTCCTCTGATGAAAGAACCAATGCCCACGTGGTAAGGCAGTATTTAAAGGACCTGAGCACAGCCGAAAGACAGCTCATCTATGACTTCTATCACTTGGACTATTTGATGTTTAATTACACAACTCCACATTTGTAA